The sequence ACGAACGGGCCAGCCCCCGGGGTGGCCAGGGGCGGAGCCCCGAAGGCCCACCCTCTGCCAACCAAGACGGGCGGACGGGTAAACCCCCCAGATCCCGGGCGGAGCCCCGCGACGTTCGCCTCCCAGCCAACCGGGACGGGCGCACGAACGCGCCCACCCGGGGGCCAGGAGCTGAGCCGCGGAGACCCGCCCTCCAGCCAACCAGGACAAACAGGCGGGCAAACCCCCGGGGCCCCGCGCGGAGCCCCGCGACGCTCACCCTCCCGCCGACCGAGCCAGGTGGGCAGGTGGGCAAACCCTCGACACGCCCTCGAACGTCACACCGAAGTCCGCCAGCACCTCTCCGCCCACTCCCGGCAGAACCGTGAGCGCCAGCAGCAGATGCTCGCCTCCGATGAACCGCTCCCCCCGCCCGACCGCCACCCGCAACGCCCGCTCCAGCACATCCTTGGCCCCCCGGCCGAACCGGGGCCGGCGCCCGGCCCACCACGCCCGCTCCCCCGCGCCCTCGGCCATCGCTCCGACCCCGTGCACCTCCTCCACCCGGGCCACGACCTCCCCCACATCGATCCCCAGCCCCGCGAGCGCCTCCGCCTCGGCCCGGGTCAGCCCGGCCCTCCGCCGTGCCTCGGCCACGGCCTCCCGCACCGCGTCCCGCGACGGCGCGAGCCCGAGGGCGGACAGCGCGAAGGAGGCCCGGCTTCCCTCACTGTCGAGCAGGGCCAGCAGCAGATGCTCGGGGCCGACGGTCCGCTCCCCGTCGCGCCGCGCATGCGCGAACGCCCCCTCGACCACCGCCCGCGCGTCCTTGGTGAACCGCTCGAACATCAACGCCTCCCGTACTTCTTGTGCACGGCCTGCCTGCTGACACCCAGCTCCGCGGCGATCTCCTGCCACGACCAGCCCTGATTGCGCGCACTGCGCACCTGTACCGCCTCCAGCTGCTCCAGCAGCCGGCGCAGCGCGGCCACGGCCCGCAGCCCGACCCGTGGATCACGGTCACCGGCACGCTCGGCGAGATCGATTGCCTCACTCATGCTGTCAATGTAGGTTGACAGCCTCCTCGCGTCAACCACAGTTGACAACCGGGGCACGCGAAAGGCGGGCCCGGCACCCCGGACCCGCCCTCCGTACCAACGCCCCGGCGAACCTCAGGAGTTGGTGAGCACGATCTTTCCGAACTGCTCTCCCGACGCCAGCCGTTCGAAGCCCTCGCGGGCCCGGTCCAGCGGCAGCTCCTCGTCGATGACGGGCCGTACGCCGGTCGCGGCGCAGAAGGAGAGCAGGTCCTCCAGCTCGTCCTTGGTGCCCATCGTGGAGCCGACGACCTTCAGTTCGAGGAAGAAGATCCGGGTCAGCTCGGCGTGCGAGGGCCGGTCCCCGCTGGTCGCGCCGGAGATGACGAGCGTGCCGCCGGGCCGCAGCGACTTCACCGAGTGGGACCAGGTCGCGGCGCCCACGGTCTCGATGACGGCGTCCACCCGCTGCGGCAGCCGGGCCCCGGGCTCCATCGCCTCCACGGCGCCCAGTTCCACGGCCCGCTTCCGCTTCGCCTCGTCCCGGCTGGTGGCGAAGACACGCAGCCCGGCCGCCTTGCCGAGGACGATCGCGGCGGTGGCGACACCGCCGCCCGCGCCCTGCACGAGGACCGA comes from Streptomyces sp. SCL15-4 and encodes:
- a CDS encoding Clp protease N-terminal domain-containing protein, which gives rise to MFERFTKDARAVVEGAFAHARRDGERTVGPEHLLLALLDSEGSRASFALSALGLAPSRDAVREAVAEARRRAGLTRAEAEALAGLGIDVGEVVARVEEVHGVGAMAEGAGERAWWAGRRPRFGRGAKDVLERALRVAVGRGERFIGGEHLLLALTVLPGVGGEVLADFGVTFEGVSRVCPPAHLARSAGG
- a CDS encoding helix-turn-helix domain-containing protein, which produces MSEAIDLAERAGDRDPRVGLRAVAALRRLLEQLEAVQVRSARNQGWSWQEIAAELGVSRQAVHKKYGRR
- a CDS encoding zinc-binding dehydrogenase, coding for MFAVYAARIDRDQPLTGLELGERPAPEARPGWSTITVRAASLNHHDLWSLRGVGLPEGRLPMILGCDAAGVDADGNEVVLHSVIGQTGHGVGPGEPRSILTERYQGTFAEQVAVPTWNVLPKPKELSFAEAACLPTAWLTAYRMLFTNAGVRPGDSVLVQGAGGGVATAAIVLGKAAGLRVFATSRDEAKRKRAVELGAVEAMEPGARLPQRVDAVIETVGAATWSHSVKSLRPGGTLVISGATSGDRPSHAELTRIFFLELKVVGSTMGTKDELEDLLSFCAATGVRPVIDEELPLDRAREGFERLASGEQFGKIVLTNS